The Mycolicibacterium smegmatis genome has a window encoding:
- a CDS encoding fasciclin domain-containing protein has protein sequence MHTRTKTLGAAAAIAAIATSLPLAVTAYAEPETTTEAEPTVEIPDPQGPGCDDFKKAVPSWKALNDVPVSQALAAIPEISTFNAAVSGGLNPAVNIDPVLDNGPYVVFAPTNEAFAKLAPGQLDAIAADPAALTSLDYYHAFLGLLGNDDVKGQRPTQQGAEIKVTGKGGDIEVNDTAKLVCGAIHAQNARIYLIDTVLDPNNPPEALTPTVSGTSTTPTTTTETTEPAPAEAPESAETPEAMPAADAPIG, from the coding sequence ATGCACACGCGTACCAAGACATTGGGGGCTGCCGCGGCAATCGCCGCGATCGCCACGTCTCTGCCACTGGCAGTCACGGCTTACGCCGAGCCGGAGACCACCACCGAGGCAGAGCCGACGGTCGAGATCCCCGATCCGCAGGGACCCGGCTGCGACGACTTCAAGAAGGCCGTGCCGTCCTGGAAGGCGCTCAACGACGTGCCGGTCAGCCAGGCCCTCGCCGCCATCCCCGAGATCAGCACGTTCAACGCCGCGGTGTCGGGTGGCCTGAACCCCGCGGTCAACATCGACCCGGTGCTCGACAACGGCCCGTACGTGGTGTTCGCGCCCACCAACGAGGCGTTCGCGAAGCTCGCCCCGGGCCAGCTGGACGCGATCGCCGCCGATCCGGCCGCGCTGACGAGCCTCGACTACTACCACGCGTTCCTCGGCCTGCTCGGCAACGATGACGTCAAGGGACAGCGCCCCACCCAGCAGGGCGCCGAGATCAAGGTGACCGGCAAGGGCGGCGACATCGAGGTCAACGACACCGCCAAGCTCGTCTGTGGCGCGATCCACGCCCAGAACGCCCGCATCTACCTGATCGACACCGTGCTGGACCCGAACAACCCGCCGGAGGCGCTGACCCCTACGGTGTCGGGTACCTCCACCACGCCGACGACCACCACGGAGACCACCGAGCCGGCGCCCGCCGAGGCCCCGGAGTCGGCGGAGACCCCCGAGGCGATGCCCGCGGCCGACGCCCCGATCGGCTGA
- a CDS encoding acyl-CoA dehydrogenase family protein produces the protein MKRLIYNEEHEAFRQTVKEYIERELVPHSEKWEAERIVDRSAYTAAGKYGLIGFNMPEEFGGGGSDDFRFNAIIDEEIAKSGVHGPALSLHNDVVGPYFKELANDEQRRRWLPGITSGELIIAIAMTEPGAGSDLAGIRTSAVRDGDDWIINGSKTFISSGINCDLCVVVARTDPEAGHKGFSLFVVERGMEGFTRGRKLDKMGLHSQDTSELHFENVRVPHANLLGKEGRGFYHLMTNLPSERLSIAISAIAGARAVFDETLQYCKDRKAFGQPIGSFQHNRFLLAEMETELEVTENYIDRCLQGVVDGELTAVEAAKAKWWATETAKKIVDNCVQLHGGYGYMMEYRVARAYVDGRIQTIFGGTTEIMKEIIGRDLGV, from the coding sequence GTGAAGCGACTCATCTACAACGAAGAGCACGAGGCGTTCCGCCAGACCGTCAAGGAGTACATCGAGCGTGAGCTCGTCCCGCACTCCGAGAAGTGGGAGGCCGAGCGCATCGTCGACCGGTCCGCGTACACGGCGGCCGGTAAGTACGGCCTCATCGGGTTCAACATGCCCGAGGAGTTCGGCGGCGGCGGGTCCGACGACTTCCGGTTCAACGCGATCATCGACGAGGAGATCGCCAAGTCCGGTGTGCACGGTCCGGCGCTGAGCCTGCACAACGACGTCGTGGGCCCGTACTTCAAGGAACTGGCCAACGACGAGCAGCGGCGGCGCTGGCTGCCCGGCATCACCAGCGGCGAGCTCATCATCGCGATCGCGATGACCGAGCCCGGCGCGGGCAGCGACCTGGCGGGCATCCGCACCTCGGCGGTGCGCGACGGTGACGACTGGATCATCAACGGCTCCAAGACGTTCATCTCGTCGGGCATCAACTGCGACCTGTGCGTCGTGGTGGCCCGCACCGATCCCGAGGCCGGCCACAAGGGCTTCTCGCTGTTCGTGGTCGAGCGGGGCATGGAGGGCTTCACCCGCGGTCGCAAGCTCGACAAGATGGGCCTGCACAGCCAGGACACCTCGGAGCTGCACTTCGAGAATGTCCGTGTGCCGCATGCCAACCTGCTGGGCAAGGAAGGTCGCGGGTTCTACCACCTGATGACCAACCTGCCGTCGGAGCGCCTCTCGATCGCCATCTCGGCCATCGCCGGTGCGCGCGCGGTGTTCGACGAGACGCTGCAGTACTGCAAGGACCGCAAGGCCTTCGGCCAGCCGATCGGCAGCTTCCAGCACAACCGGTTCCTGCTCGCCGAGATGGAGACCGAGCTCGAGGTCACCGAGAACTACATCGACCGCTGCCTGCAGGGTGTCGTCGACGGTGAGCTCACCGCGGTCGAGGCCGCCAAGGCCAAGTGGTGGGCGACCGAGACCGCCAAGAAGATCGTCGACAACTGCGTGCAGTTGCACGGCGGTTACGGCTACATGATGGAGTACCGCGTGGCCCGCGCCTACGTCGACGGACGCATCCAGACGATCTTCGGTGGCACCACCGAGATCATGAAGGAGATCATCGGCCGCGACCTGGGTGTCTAG
- a CDS encoding crotonase/enoyl-CoA hydratase family protein, with amino-acid sequence MTETAPGALTERRGNVLLITINRPEARNAINSSVSQAVGDALAEAQNDPEVRAVVLTGAGDKSFCAGADLKAISRGENLFHPEHPEYGFAGYVSHFIDKPTIAAVNGTALGGGTELALASDLVVAEERAMFGLPEVKRGLIAGAGGVFRIIEQLPRKVALELVYTGDPISAADALKWGLINQVVPDGTVVDAALALAERITCNAPLAVQASKRVAYGAEEGTVPAEQPSWKRTNREFVTLLKTEDAMEGPLAFAQKRQPVWKAK; translated from the coding sequence GTGACCGAAACCGCGCCGGGCGCTCTCACCGAGCGCAGAGGCAATGTCCTGCTCATCACCATCAACCGGCCCGAGGCGCGCAACGCCATCAACTCGTCGGTGAGCCAGGCCGTCGGCGACGCGCTGGCCGAAGCGCAGAACGACCCCGAGGTTCGCGCAGTGGTCCTCACCGGTGCGGGTGACAAGTCGTTCTGCGCCGGTGCGGACCTCAAGGCGATCTCGCGTGGGGAGAACCTCTTCCACCCCGAGCATCCCGAGTACGGATTCGCAGGCTACGTCAGCCATTTCATCGACAAGCCGACCATCGCCGCGGTCAACGGCACCGCTCTCGGTGGCGGCACCGAACTGGCGCTGGCCAGTGATCTGGTGGTCGCCGAGGAGCGTGCGATGTTCGGTCTGCCCGAGGTCAAGCGTGGCCTGATCGCCGGTGCCGGAGGCGTTTTCCGCATCATCGAGCAGCTGCCGCGCAAGGTGGCGCTGGAGTTGGTGTACACCGGTGACCCGATCAGCGCCGCCGACGCGCTGAAGTGGGGCCTGATCAACCAGGTGGTGCCCGACGGCACCGTCGTCGACGCGGCTCTGGCTCTCGCGGAACGCATCACGTGCAACGCACCGCTGGCCGTGCAGGCCAGCAAGCGCGTCGCCTACGGCGCCGAGGAGGGCACGGTGCCCGCCGAGCAGCCGTCGTGGAAGCGCACGAACCGCGAGTTCGTCACGCTGCTGAAAACCGAAGATGCCATGGAAGGTCCGCTGGCTTTCGCGCAGAAGCGCCAGCCCGTTTGGAAGGCCAAGTAA
- a CDS encoding thiolase family protein has product MAEAVIVEAVRSPVGKRNGALSGIHPAELSAQVLNGLVERAGVDPALVDDVIWGCVMQAGEQALDIARTAVLSAGWPETVPGVTVDRQCGSSQQSLHFAVAGVVAGHYDVVVAGGVESMSRTPMGSSLANGGNPYGESFKARYDKTPNQGIGAEMIAEQWGFSRTQLDEFSLRSHEKAAAAQDSGAFSDQIVGIKTKDADGNDTVVLEDGGIRRGGTIEAMAGIKPAFKEDGVIHAGNSSQISDGSAALLITSAEKAKELGLKPIAKVHTAVLAGADPVIMLTAPIPATQKALKKSGLSLDQIGAFEVNEAFAPVPMAWLKDIGADEKKLNPNGGAIALGHPLGGSGARILTTLLYHMRDNNIQYGLQTMCEGGGQANATILELL; this is encoded by the coding sequence ATGGCTGAAGCCGTCATCGTCGAGGCCGTCCGCTCGCCTGTCGGCAAGCGCAACGGCGCGTTGTCGGGAATCCACCCCGCCGAGCTGTCCGCCCAGGTCCTCAACGGCCTGGTGGAGCGCGCGGGGGTCGATCCGGCACTGGTCGACGACGTCATCTGGGGCTGCGTCATGCAGGCCGGTGAACAGGCCCTCGACATCGCGCGCACCGCGGTGCTGAGCGCCGGCTGGCCCGAGACGGTCCCGGGTGTCACCGTGGACCGCCAGTGCGGCTCCAGCCAGCAGTCGCTGCACTTCGCCGTCGCCGGTGTCGTCGCGGGTCACTACGACGTCGTCGTCGCCGGTGGTGTCGAGTCGATGTCGCGCACCCCGATGGGCTCGTCGCTGGCCAACGGCGGCAACCCCTACGGCGAGTCGTTCAAGGCGCGCTACGACAAGACCCCGAACCAGGGCATCGGCGCCGAGATGATCGCCGAGCAGTGGGGCTTCAGCCGCACCCAGCTCGACGAGTTCTCGCTGCGCTCGCACGAGAAGGCCGCCGCGGCCCAGGATTCGGGCGCGTTCTCCGACCAGATCGTGGGCATCAAGACCAAGGACGCCGACGGCAACGACACCGTCGTGCTCGAGGACGGCGGCATCCGCCGCGGCGGCACCATCGAGGCGATGGCCGGCATCAAGCCCGCCTTCAAGGAGGACGGCGTGATCCACGCCGGTAACTCCAGCCAGATCTCCGACGGTTCGGCCGCCCTGCTGATCACCTCGGCCGAGAAGGCCAAGGAGCTCGGTCTCAAGCCGATCGCCAAGGTGCACACCGCGGTTCTCGCGGGCGCCGATCCGGTCATCATGCTGACCGCGCCGATCCCCGCCACGCAGAAGGCGCTGAAGAAGTCGGGCCTGAGCCTCGACCAGATCGGTGCGTTCGAGGTCAACGAGGCGTTCGCGCCCGTTCCGATGGCCTGGCTCAAGGACATCGGTGCCGACGAGAAGAAGCTGAACCCCAACGGCGGCGCCATCGCCCTGGGTCACCCGCTCGGCGGTTCGGGTGCGCGCATCCTGACGACGCTGCTGTACCACATGCGCGACAACAACATTCAGTACGGCCTGCAGACCATGTGCGAGGGTGGCGGCCAGGCCAACGCGACCATCCTGGAGCTTCTGTGA
- a CDS encoding FadR/GntR family transcriptional regulator — MAGSTPLAPMIGPDAITPRAAVRSPKTAELVAGTLRRMVVEGQLKDGDFLPNEAELMSHFGVSRPTLREAVRVLESERLVEVRRGSRTGARVRVPGPEIVARPAGLLLELSGADIADLLVARSAIEPMAARLLAENGTEEQFAELDRMLEEHIPSDWQSDRLAETTGDFHRRVVELSGNATLGIIAGMLHEITVRHHQFLFREHRPVSKSDYDKLMRSYRKLMQIMRSGDGDAAEAHWRTHLDTARALMLQGLESVKVRDVMG; from the coding sequence GTGGCCGGATCCACACCGCTGGCGCCGATGATCGGGCCTGATGCGATAACGCCTCGGGCCGCCGTCCGGTCACCCAAGACCGCTGAACTCGTCGCGGGCACTCTACGCCGCATGGTGGTGGAGGGTCAGCTCAAGGACGGCGACTTCCTCCCCAACGAGGCCGAGCTCATGAGCCATTTCGGCGTGAGCCGCCCGACGCTGCGCGAGGCCGTGCGCGTCCTGGAGTCGGAGCGCCTGGTCGAGGTGCGCCGCGGGTCGCGCACGGGAGCCCGCGTGCGGGTACCCGGCCCGGAGATCGTCGCGCGCCCCGCGGGTCTGCTGCTCGAACTGTCCGGGGCCGACATCGCCGACCTGCTCGTCGCCCGCTCGGCGATCGAACCGATGGCCGCGCGCCTGCTCGCCGAGAACGGCACCGAGGAGCAGTTCGCCGAACTCGACCGCATGCTCGAAGAGCACATTCCCAGCGACTGGCAGTCCGACCGGCTGGCCGAGACCACGGGCGACTTCCACCGCCGCGTCGTGGAACTGTCGGGCAACGCCACCCTCGGCATCATTGCCGGCATGCTGCACGAGATCACGGTGCGCCATCACCAGTTCCTGTTCCGCGAGCACCGGCCGGTCTCCAAGTCCGACTACGACAAGCTCATGCGGTCCTACCGCAAGCTCATGCAGATCATGCGCTCGGGTGACGGCGATGCCGCCGAGGCCCACTGGCGCACGCACCTCGACACCGCCCGGGCCCTGATGTTGCAGGGGTTGGAGTCGGTGAAGGTGCGGGATGTGATGGGCTAG
- a CDS encoding DUF3556 domain-containing protein — MGFLKQTAPQVDFEEWSKGTRAEKIRPMARHWAEVGFGTPVALHLFYVVKICLYVLGAWLVVLSTRGIDGFTAVADWWTEPIVFEKVVLYTMLYEVVGLGCGFGPLNNRFFPPMGSILYWLRPKTIRLPPWPDRVPLTKGDTRTVFDAVLYGALLVVLLIAIFSDGTGPLPALGTEIGVLPMWQIAAVLVLLAVLGLRDKVIFLAARGEVYASFTVAFLFAGHGVDAILAAKLVCMVIWLGAATSKLNKHFPFVISTMMSNNPVLRPRFIKRKFFEHFPDDLRPGRPSRWLAHVSTAIEMLVPLALFFSHGGWPTALAATVMICFHFGILSAIPMGVPLEWNVFMIFCVATLFVGHADVGITDLSTPLPLLLLAVLVTTVTLGNLFPRKISFLPGMRYYAGNWDTSLWCVKPSAAEKIEKNIVAIASMPAAQMERYYGSPETAQMYLYMGYAFRGFNSHGRALFTLAHRAMAGHDEGEYVLTDGERIVSTAIGWNFGDGHMSNEQLVDALQKRCHFEPGEVRIVMLDAQPIQRQTQNYRLVDAATGEFERGYVKVADMVTRQPWDDDVPVHGVHSLSGERREHA; from the coding sequence ATGGGCTTTCTCAAGCAGACCGCTCCGCAAGTCGACTTCGAGGAGTGGAGCAAGGGCACTCGCGCCGAGAAGATCCGGCCGATGGCCCGCCACTGGGCCGAGGTCGGGTTCGGCACCCCGGTCGCGCTGCATCTGTTCTACGTCGTGAAGATCTGCCTGTACGTCCTGGGCGCGTGGCTCGTGGTGCTGAGCACGCGCGGCATCGACGGTTTCACCGCGGTCGCCGACTGGTGGACCGAACCGATCGTGTTCGAGAAGGTCGTGCTCTACACCATGCTGTACGAGGTCGTGGGACTAGGCTGCGGCTTCGGCCCGCTCAACAACCGGTTTTTCCCGCCGATGGGGTCGATCCTGTACTGGTTGCGGCCGAAGACCATTCGCCTGCCCCCGTGGCCCGACCGCGTGCCGCTGACCAAGGGTGACACCCGCACGGTGTTCGACGCGGTGCTGTACGGCGCGCTGCTCGTGGTGCTGCTGATCGCGATCTTCTCCGACGGTACGGGGCCGCTGCCCGCACTCGGCACCGAGATCGGCGTGCTGCCGATGTGGCAGATCGCCGCGGTGCTGGTGCTTCTCGCGGTGCTCGGTCTGCGCGACAAGGTCATCTTCCTGGCCGCGCGCGGCGAGGTGTACGCGTCGTTCACGGTCGCGTTCCTGTTCGCCGGTCACGGCGTCGACGCGATCCTGGCCGCCAAGCTGGTGTGCATGGTGATCTGGCTGGGCGCGGCCACCTCCAAGCTCAACAAACACTTCCCGTTCGTCATCTCGACGATGATGAGCAACAACCCGGTGCTGCGGCCACGGTTCATCAAACGCAAGTTCTTCGAACACTTCCCGGATGATCTACGGCCCGGCCGCCCCTCGCGCTGGCTCGCGCACGTCAGCACCGCGATCGAGATGCTGGTGCCGCTGGCGCTGTTCTTCTCCCACGGCGGATGGCCCACCGCGCTCGCGGCGACCGTGATGATCTGCTTCCACTTCGGCATCCTCAGTGCCATCCCCATGGGCGTGCCGCTGGAGTGGAACGTGTTCATGATCTTCTGCGTGGCAACGTTGTTCGTCGGGCACGCCGACGTCGGCATCACCGACCTGAGCACGCCGCTGCCGCTGCTGCTGTTGGCGGTGCTGGTCACCACGGTGACGCTGGGAAACCTCTTCCCGCGCAAGATCTCGTTCCTGCCCGGCATGCGCTACTACGCCGGCAACTGGGACACCTCGCTGTGGTGCGTCAAGCCGTCGGCCGCGGAGAAGATCGAGAAGAACATCGTCGCGATCGCCAGCATGCCCGCGGCGCAGATGGAGCGGTACTACGGCAGCCCCGAGACTGCCCAGATGTATCTGTACATGGGATATGCGTTCCGCGGGTTCAACTCTCACGGCCGCGCGCTGTTCACGCTCGCGCACCGCGCGATGGCGGGCCACGACGAGGGCGAGTACGTGCTGACCGACGGCGAGCGGATCGTCTCGACCGCGATCGGCTGGAACTTCGGCGACGGGCACATGAGCAACGAACAACTCGTCGACGCACTGCAGAAACGGTGCCACTTCGAACCCGGTGAGGTGCGGATCGTCATGCTCGATGCCCAGCCGATCCAGCGCCAGACCCAGAACTACCGCCTGGTCGACGCGGCCACGGGCGAGTTCGAGCGCGGCTACGTCAAGGTCGCCGACATGGTGACACGGCAACCGTGGGACGACGACGTGCCGGTCCACGGCGTGCACAGTCTCTCCGGCGAACGACGTGAACACGCCTGA
- a CDS encoding DoxX family protein, whose protein sequence is MAESAFDTAILILRVVLGLTMAAHGYNKFFGGGRIPGTAGWFDSIGMKPGMFHARVAATTEIAAGLGLAVGLLTPIPAAGFVALMLVAAWTVHRANGFFIVKEGWEYNLILAVAAIAIAGTGAGRFSLDHLLFSGTGFYDYLYGWWGLAIAVVLGLAGGIGQLAIFYRPPAETG, encoded by the coding sequence ATGGCGGAAAGTGCGTTCGACACTGCGATCCTGATCCTGCGCGTGGTTCTCGGCCTCACCATGGCAGCTCACGGCTACAACAAGTTCTTCGGCGGCGGCCGCATCCCCGGCACCGCGGGCTGGTTCGACAGCATCGGCATGAAGCCCGGTATGTTCCACGCCCGCGTGGCGGCCACCACCGAGATCGCCGCAGGCCTCGGTCTGGCGGTGGGCCTGCTGACGCCGATTCCCGCGGCGGGTTTCGTCGCGCTGATGCTCGTCGCGGCGTGGACCGTGCACCGGGCCAACGGCTTCTTCATCGTCAAGGAGGGCTGGGAGTACAACCTGATCCTCGCGGTCGCCGCGATCGCGATCGCCGGGACCGGGGCGGGCCGCTTCAGCCTGGATCACCTGCTGTTCTCCGGCACCGGTTTCTACGACTACCTGTACGGCTGGTGGGGGCTCGCGATCGCGGTGGTACTCGGTCTGGCCGGCGGAATCGGCCAGTTGGCGATCTTCTACCGCCCACCGGCCGAGACCGGCTGA
- a CDS encoding SDR family NAD(P)-dependent oxidoreductase produces the protein MNNHSTRLEGRTALVTGATGGLGVAIASSLAANGAHVVITGRDAARGDAVVAGIRSAGGRVDLVAADLAAGEDEVRRLARRAVEVAGGHIDILVNNAGLWGMPEATSAVSEPDLLASFRTNVIAPFLLTGALAPAMAERGHGAVVNVGSITGFIGGDRAALYSSTKAAVHSLTKSWAVEYGPQGVRVNAVAPGPIATERVLEAADHVSGVLARIPSRRMSTPEEVAAAVVFLAGDEAANIHGAILSVDGGWAAA, from the coding sequence ATGAACAACCACAGCACGCGGCTGGAAGGCCGCACCGCCCTGGTCACAGGGGCAACCGGCGGCCTCGGGGTCGCCATCGCATCGTCGCTGGCAGCCAACGGCGCGCACGTCGTCATCACCGGCCGCGACGCCGCGCGTGGCGACGCCGTCGTCGCCGGCATCCGCAGCGCGGGCGGGCGGGTCGATCTCGTCGCCGCCGACCTGGCGGCCGGCGAGGACGAGGTTCGCCGGCTTGCCCGGCGGGCCGTCGAGGTGGCCGGTGGGCACATCGACATCCTGGTGAACAACGCCGGGTTGTGGGGCATGCCCGAGGCCACGTCCGCGGTCTCGGAGCCGGATCTGCTTGCGTCCTTCCGCACCAACGTCATCGCCCCGTTCCTGCTCACCGGTGCGCTGGCGCCCGCGATGGCCGAACGCGGCCATGGTGCCGTGGTCAACGTCGGATCGATCACGGGCTTCATCGGGGGCGACAGGGCGGCGCTGTATTCGTCGACGAAGGCCGCTGTGCACTCGCTGACCAAATCGTGGGCGGTCGAATACGGCCCGCAGGGCGTGCGCGTGAACGCGGTGGCGCCGGGACCGATCGCCACCGAGCGGGTGCTGGAGGCTGCCGACCATGTGTCCGGGGTGCTCGCCCGCATACCGTCGCGGCGGATGAGCACGCCCGAGGAAGTTGCCGCCGCGGTGGTGTTCCTGGCCGGTGACGAGGCCGCCAACATCCACGGTGCCATCCTCAGTGTGGACGGGGGGTGGGCAGCCGCGTGA
- a CDS encoding TetR/AcrR family transcriptional regulator: protein MDQQVQKLTPKGAATRRRIIEGAAAEIHSRGVADTTLDDIRARTGTSKSQLFHYFPGGKDQLMLAVAEHEAQQVLADQQPYLGDLTSWTSWRRWRDAVVDRYRRQGQHCPLSTLMSELGRSTPGAQAVSRALLRQWHDEITTGIRHMQGHGEITADLDAERMAAALLAGIQGGVNVMLVTGDLSYLEAALDSGIAALQRG, encoded by the coding sequence ATGGACCAGCAAGTCCAAAAACTCACCCCCAAGGGGGCAGCGACCCGGCGGCGCATCATCGAGGGCGCCGCAGCCGAGATCCACAGCCGCGGCGTCGCCGACACCACGCTCGACGACATCCGTGCCCGCACGGGAACGTCCAAGAGCCAGCTCTTCCACTACTTTCCGGGCGGCAAGGATCAGCTGATGCTCGCCGTGGCCGAGCACGAGGCACAACAGGTCCTCGCTGACCAACAGCCCTACCTGGGCGATCTGACGTCATGGACGTCGTGGCGGCGCTGGCGCGACGCCGTCGTCGACCGTTACCGCCGCCAGGGACAGCACTGTCCGCTCAGCACGCTGATGTCAGAGCTGGGCCGCAGCACCCCCGGCGCGCAGGCCGTCTCGAGAGCCCTGCTGCGCCAATGGCACGACGAGATCACCACAGGCATCCGGCACATGCAGGGGCACGGCGAGATCACCGCGGACCTGGACGCCGAGCGTATGGCCGCCGCGCTGCTGGCCGGCATCCAGGGTGGCGTGAACGTCATGCTGGTGACGGGCGACCTGAGCTACCTGGAGGCCGCGCTGGACTCCGGTATCGCTGCGCTGCAACGGGGTTAA